A window of the Citrus sinensis cultivar Valencia sweet orange chromosome 9, DVS_A1.0, whole genome shotgun sequence genome harbors these coding sequences:
- the LOC102614154 gene encoding receptor-like serine/threonine-protein kinase SD1-8 isoform X2, with amino-acid sequence MEKIPCLNIFCSLIFLLSMKVSLAADTVTPASFIRDGEKLVSSSQRFELGFFSPGKSKSRYLGIRFQQIPDAVVWVANRDRPISDNNAVLTISNNGNLVLLNQTNGTIWSTNVSSEVKNPVAQLRDDGNLVIRDNSSGNATESYLWQSFDYPTDTLLQDMKLGWDFKNRLERYLSSWRSADDPSPGNFTYRLDIHVLPKICTFNGSVKFTCSGHWDGAGFVSALSYTDFLYKQFMMENKDECVYWYEAYNRPSIMTLKLNPSGFVTRQIWNENSNKWDELFSVPDQYCGKYGYCGANTICSLDQKPMCECLEGFKLESQVNQPGPIKCERSHSLECKSGDQFIELDEIKAPDFIDVSLNQRMNLEQCKAECLKNCSCRAYANSNVKESSGCLMWYGDLIDARRPIRNFTGQSVYLRVPASKLGNKKLLWILVILVIPVVLLPSFYVFYRRRRKCQEKETENVETYQDLLAFDINMNITTRTNEYGEANGDGKDKSKDSWLPLFSLASITAATENFSMQCKLGEGGFGPVYKGRLLNGQEVAVKRLSNQSGQGLKEFKNEMMLIAKLQHRNLVRLLGCCVEQGEKILILEYMPNKSLNVFLFDKDMNPKISDFGLARMFGGDELQGNTKQIVGTYGYMSPEYALDGLFSIKSDVFSFGILMLETLSSKKNTGVYNADSFNLLGHAWDLWKDDRIHDLIDPVIMQDEISLPMLMRYINVALLCVQENAADRPTMSDVISMINNEHLNLPSPKEPAFTKGINVKNSSHSNSGTSEHCSVNDVTVSLIYPR; translated from the exons ATGGAGAAGATTCCATGCCTCAAcatcttttgttctttgatCTTCTTGTTGAGCATGAAGGTTTCATTAGCAGCTGATACAGTAACTCCAGCATCATTCATCCGTGATGGTGAGAAGTTAGTTTCATCTTCTCAAAGGTTTGAGCTAGGCTTCTTCTCCCCTGGAAAATCAAAGAGCAGGTACCTGGGAATACGGTTCCAGCAGATCCCTGATGCAGTTGTGTGGGTTGCAAATAGAGATAGGCCTATCTCCGATAATAACGCAGTATTAACCATCAGCAACAATGGAAATCTTGTTCTTCTCAACCAAACAAACGGGACTATCTGGTCTACAAACGTGTCTAGCGAAGTAAAAAATCCAGTGGCACAACTCAGGGATGATGGAAACCTTGTCATAAGGGATAACTCCAGCGGTAATGCTACCGAAAGCTACTTGTGGCAGAGCTTCGACTACCCAACAGACACTCTGTTACAAGACATGAAGTTGGGCTGGGACTTCAAGAATCGTCTGGAAAGATACTTATCATCCTGGCGAAGTGCTGACGATCCATCTCCTGGTAATTTCACATACAGACTTGACATTCATGTGCTGCCTAAAATATGTACTTTCAATGGATCTGTAAAATTTACATGCTCCGGACATTGGGATGGAGCTGGCTTTGTATCTGCTCTTTCATATACAGACTTTCTTTATAAACAATTTATGAtggaaaataaagatgaatgtGTCTACTGGTATGAGGCCTACAACCGTCCTAGCATAATGACTTTAAAACTCAACCCCTCGGGTTTCGTCACGCGTCAAATATGGAACGAGAACAGCAATAAATGGGACGAATTGTTCTCGGTTCCAGATCAATACTGTGGTAAATATGGCTATTGTGGTGCTAATACTATTTGCAGTCTCGACCAGAAACCTATGTGTGAGTGCTTGGAGGGATTCAAACTCGAATCACAAGTCAACCAGCCTGGGCCTATAAAATGTGAGAGAAGCCATTCTTTGGAATGCAAGAGTGGAGACCAGTTCATAGAGCTTGATGAAATTAAAGCGCCGGACTTCATAGACGTTTCCCTAAATCAGAGAATGAATCTGGAGCAATGTAAGGCTGAGTGCTTGAAGAACTGTTCTTGTAGAGCTTATGCTAATTCCAATGTAAAAGAAAGCAGTGGCTGTTTAATGTGGTATGGAGACCTGATTGATGCCAGAAGGCCAATTAGAAACTTCACCGGACAGTCTGTCTACCTGCGAGTACCCGCTTCAAAACTAG GAAACAAGAAGCTACTTTGGATACTTGTAATACTTGTTATTCCGGTGGTACTTCTTCCTTCTTTTTACGTATTTTATCGACGGAGGAGAAAATGCCAAGAGAAAG AAACAGAGAATGTGGAAACATACCAGGATCTATTAGCATTTGACATAAATATGAACATTACAACAAGAACAAATGAATACGGTGAAGCAAACGGAGACGGAAAAGATAAGAGCAAGGACTCTTGGTTGCCATTATTCAGCTTGGCCAGCATAACTGCTGCTACAGAAAACTTTTCTATGCAATGCAAGCTTGGAGAAGGTGGATTTGGCCCTGTTTACAAG GGTCGATTACTTAATGGACAAGAAGTTGCAGTTAAAAGGCTCTCAAATCAGTCAGGGCAAGGACTCAAAGAGTTTAAAAATGAGATGATGCTTATAGCAAAACTCCAACACAGAAACCTTGTTAGGCTCTTGGGTTGCTGTGTAGAACAAGGCGAAAAGATTTTGATCCTTGAGTACATGCCTAACAAAAGCTTGAACGTTTTCCTTTTCG ATAAGGACAtgaaccccaaaatctcagaCTTTGGCTTGGCAAGAATGTTTGGTGGTGATGAATTGCAGGGAAATACTAAACAGATTGTTGGAACCTA TGGTTACATGTCACCTGAGTATGCCCTGGATGGTCTCTTCTCTATCAAATCAGATGTGTTtagctttggaattttgatGTTGGAGACATTGAGTAGTAAGAAAAACACAGGTGTCTACAATGCCGATTCCTTCAATCTTCTTGGTCAT GCTTGGGATCTATGGAAAGATGACAGGATCCATGACTTGATAGATCCAGTAATAATGCAAGATGAAATATCATTGCCGATGCTGATGAGATACATTAACGTAGCTCTTCTATGTGTTCAAGAGAATGCAGCAGACAGACCAACCATGTCTGATGTTATCTCAATGATTAACAATGAGCATCTTAATTTACCTTCTCCCAAGGAACCTGCTTTTACCAAAGGTATAAACGTGAAAAATTCATCTCATTCTAATAGTGGGACGTCCGAACATTGTTCAGTGAATGATGTAACAGTTTCTCTAATCTATCCTCGATAG
- the LOC102614154 gene encoding receptor-like serine/threonine-protein kinase SD1-8 isoform X1 yields MEKIPCLNIFCSLIFLLSMKVSLAADTVTPASFIRDGEKLVSSSQRFELGFFSPGKSKSRYLGIRFQQIPDAVVWVANRDRPISDNNAVLTISNNGNLVLLNQTNGTIWSTNVSSEVKNPVAQLRDDGNLVIRDNSSGNATESYLWQSFDYPTDTLLQDMKLGWDFKNRLERYLSSWRSADDPSPGNFTYRLDIHVLPKICTFNGSVKFTCSGHWDGAGFVSALSYTDFLYKQFMMENKDECVYWYEAYNRPSIMTLKLNPSGFVTRQIWNENSNKWDELFSVPDQYCGKYGYCGANTICSLDQKPMCECLEGFKLESQVNQPGPIKCERSHSLECKSGDQFIELDEIKAPDFIDVSLNQRMNLEQCKAECLKNCSCRAYANSNVKESSGCLMWYGDLIDARRPIRNFTGQSVYLRVPASKLGNKKLLWILVILVIPVVLLPSFYVFYRRRRKCQEKETENVETYQDLLAFDINMNITTRTNEYGEANGDGKDKSKDSWLPLFSLASITAATENFSMQCKLGEGGFGPVYKGRLLNGQEVAVKRLSNQSGQGLKEFKNEMMLIAKLQHRNLVRLLGCCVEQGEKILILEYMPNKSLNVFLFDSTKKRLLNWQARVRIIEGIAQGLLYLHQYSRFRIIHRDLKASNILLDKDMNPKISDFGLARMFGGDELQGNTKQIVGTYGYMSPEYALDGLFSIKSDVFSFGILMLETLSSKKNTGVYNADSFNLLGHAWDLWKDDRIHDLIDPVIMQDEISLPMLMRYINVALLCVQENAADRPTMSDVISMINNEHLNLPSPKEPAFTKGINVKNSSHSNSGTSEHCSVNDVTVSLIYPR; encoded by the exons ATGGAGAAGATTCCATGCCTCAAcatcttttgttctttgatCTTCTTGTTGAGCATGAAGGTTTCATTAGCAGCTGATACAGTAACTCCAGCATCATTCATCCGTGATGGTGAGAAGTTAGTTTCATCTTCTCAAAGGTTTGAGCTAGGCTTCTTCTCCCCTGGAAAATCAAAGAGCAGGTACCTGGGAATACGGTTCCAGCAGATCCCTGATGCAGTTGTGTGGGTTGCAAATAGAGATAGGCCTATCTCCGATAATAACGCAGTATTAACCATCAGCAACAATGGAAATCTTGTTCTTCTCAACCAAACAAACGGGACTATCTGGTCTACAAACGTGTCTAGCGAAGTAAAAAATCCAGTGGCACAACTCAGGGATGATGGAAACCTTGTCATAAGGGATAACTCCAGCGGTAATGCTACCGAAAGCTACTTGTGGCAGAGCTTCGACTACCCAACAGACACTCTGTTACAAGACATGAAGTTGGGCTGGGACTTCAAGAATCGTCTGGAAAGATACTTATCATCCTGGCGAAGTGCTGACGATCCATCTCCTGGTAATTTCACATACAGACTTGACATTCATGTGCTGCCTAAAATATGTACTTTCAATGGATCTGTAAAATTTACATGCTCCGGACATTGGGATGGAGCTGGCTTTGTATCTGCTCTTTCATATACAGACTTTCTTTATAAACAATTTATGAtggaaaataaagatgaatgtGTCTACTGGTATGAGGCCTACAACCGTCCTAGCATAATGACTTTAAAACTCAACCCCTCGGGTTTCGTCACGCGTCAAATATGGAACGAGAACAGCAATAAATGGGACGAATTGTTCTCGGTTCCAGATCAATACTGTGGTAAATATGGCTATTGTGGTGCTAATACTATTTGCAGTCTCGACCAGAAACCTATGTGTGAGTGCTTGGAGGGATTCAAACTCGAATCACAAGTCAACCAGCCTGGGCCTATAAAATGTGAGAGAAGCCATTCTTTGGAATGCAAGAGTGGAGACCAGTTCATAGAGCTTGATGAAATTAAAGCGCCGGACTTCATAGACGTTTCCCTAAATCAGAGAATGAATCTGGAGCAATGTAAGGCTGAGTGCTTGAAGAACTGTTCTTGTAGAGCTTATGCTAATTCCAATGTAAAAGAAAGCAGTGGCTGTTTAATGTGGTATGGAGACCTGATTGATGCCAGAAGGCCAATTAGAAACTTCACCGGACAGTCTGTCTACCTGCGAGTACCCGCTTCAAAACTAG GAAACAAGAAGCTACTTTGGATACTTGTAATACTTGTTATTCCGGTGGTACTTCTTCCTTCTTTTTACGTATTTTATCGACGGAGGAGAAAATGCCAAGAGAAAG AAACAGAGAATGTGGAAACATACCAGGATCTATTAGCATTTGACATAAATATGAACATTACAACAAGAACAAATGAATACGGTGAAGCAAACGGAGACGGAAAAGATAAGAGCAAGGACTCTTGGTTGCCATTATTCAGCTTGGCCAGCATAACTGCTGCTACAGAAAACTTTTCTATGCAATGCAAGCTTGGAGAAGGTGGATTTGGCCCTGTTTACAAG GGTCGATTACTTAATGGACAAGAAGTTGCAGTTAAAAGGCTCTCAAATCAGTCAGGGCAAGGACTCAAAGAGTTTAAAAATGAGATGATGCTTATAGCAAAACTCCAACACAGAAACCTTGTTAGGCTCTTGGGTTGCTGTGTAGAACAAGGCGAAAAGATTTTGATCCTTGAGTACATGCCTAACAAAAGCTTGAACGTTTTCCTTTTCG ATTCAACTAAAAAGCGTTTATTAAACTGGCAAGCACGTGTTAGAATCATTGAAGGAATTGCTCAAGGGTTGTTATATCTTCACCAATATTCTAGATTTAGAATTATTCACAGAGATCTCAAAGCTAGTAATATTCTCTTAGATAAGGACAtgaaccccaaaatctcagaCTTTGGCTTGGCAAGAATGTTTGGTGGTGATGAATTGCAGGGAAATACTAAACAGATTGTTGGAACCTA TGGTTACATGTCACCTGAGTATGCCCTGGATGGTCTCTTCTCTATCAAATCAGATGTGTTtagctttggaattttgatGTTGGAGACATTGAGTAGTAAGAAAAACACAGGTGTCTACAATGCCGATTCCTTCAATCTTCTTGGTCAT GCTTGGGATCTATGGAAAGATGACAGGATCCATGACTTGATAGATCCAGTAATAATGCAAGATGAAATATCATTGCCGATGCTGATGAGATACATTAACGTAGCTCTTCTATGTGTTCAAGAGAATGCAGCAGACAGACCAACCATGTCTGATGTTATCTCAATGATTAACAATGAGCATCTTAATTTACCTTCTCCCAAGGAACCTGCTTTTACCAAAGGTATAAACGTGAAAAATTCATCTCATTCTAATAGTGGGACGTCCGAACATTGTTCAGTGAATGATGTAACAGTTTCTCTAATCTATCCTCGATAG
- the LOC102613658 gene encoding G-type lectin S-receptor-like serine/threonine-protein kinase At4g27290, with translation MAILPCFSIVCPLIFFLSMKVSLAADTVTPASFIRDGEKLVSSSQRFELGFFSPGKSKSRYLGIWFRKVPDTVVWVANRDRPISDHNAVLTISNNGKLVLLNQTNGTIWSTNASSEAKNPVAQLRDDGNLVIRDNSSVNTTENYLWQSFDYPTDTLLQDMKMGWDLKNRRERYLSSWRSDDDPSPGKFTNRLDIHVLPKMCTFNGSVKYTCTGEWTGDGFVSALSNTNFLYKQFLVENQDEISYWYEPYNRPSIMTLKLSPSGFVTRQLWNEDSNEWDELFSIPDDYCGKYGYCGANTICGPDQKPMCQCLEGFRLKSQFNQTGPIKCERSHSSECIKGDQFIKLDNIKAPDFIEVSLNQSMNLQQCAAECLKNCTCKAYANSNVTEGSGCLMWFGELLDASRPIRNFTGQSVYLRQPASGPGNKKLLWIIVIVVPPMVLLPSVYIFCRRRRKCKEKENMETSQDLLAFDITTRPNEFSEANGDRRDKSKDSWLPLFSLASVAAATENFSMECKLGEGGFGPVYKGRLLNGEEVAVKRLSSQSGQGLEEFKNEMLLIAKLQHRNLVRILGCCIEQGEKILILEYMPNKSLDVFLFDPTKKRLLGWQARIGIIEGIAQGLLYLHHYSRFRIIHRDLKASNVLLDKDMNPKISDFGLARMFGGDELQGNTKRIVGTYGYMSPEYALDGLFSIKSDVFSFGILMLEILSGKKSTGVYNADSFNLLGHAWDLWKDDRVHELIDPVIMQDATSLPMLMRYINVALLCVQENAADRPTMLNVVSMINNENDSLRSPKEPAFAKGINVRNSSHFNSRTSELHSLNDVTVSLVYPR, from the exons ATGGCTATTCTTCCATGCTTCAGCATCGTTTGTCCTTTGATCTTCTTTTTGAGCATGAAGGTTTCATTAGCAGCTGATACAGTAACTCCAGCATCATTCATCCGTGATGGTGAGAAGTTGGTTTCATCTTCTCAAAGGTTTGAGCTAGGTTTCTTCTCCCCTGGAAAATCAAAGAGCAGGTACCTGGGGATATGGTTCCGGAAGGTCCCTGATACAGTTGTGTGGGTTGCAAATAGAGATAGGCCGATCTCCGATCATAACGCAGTATTAACCATCAGCAACAATGGAAAGCTTGTTCTTCTCAACCAAACAAACGGCACTATCTGGTCTACAAACGCGTCTAGCGAAGCGAAAAATCCTGTGGCACAACTCAGAGATGATGGAAACCTCGTTATAAGGGATAACTCCAGCGTTAATACTACTGAAAACTACTTATGGCAGAGCTTCGACTATCCAACAGACACTCTGTTACAAGACATGAAGATGGGCTGGGACTTAAAGAATCGTCGGGAACGATATTTGTCGTCGTGGCGAAGTGATGACGATCCATCTCCTGGGAAATTCACTAACAGACTTGACATTCATGTGCTTCCTAAAATGTGTACTTTCAATGGATCGGTAAAATATACCTGTACCGGAGAATGGACTGGAGATGGTTTTGTATCTGCTCTTTCAAATACAAACTTTCTTTATAAACAATTTTTGGTGGAAAATCAAGACGAAATTAGTTACTGGTATGAGCCCTACAACCGTCCTAGCATAATGACTCTAAAACTCAGCCCCTCAGGTTTCGTCACGCGTCAATTATGGAACGAGGACAGCAATGAATGGGACGAGTTGTTCTCAATTCCAGATGACTATTGTGGTAAATATGGGTATTGTGGTGCTAATACTATTTGCGGTCCCGACCAGAAACCTATGTGTCAGTGTTTGGAGGGATTCAGACTCAAATCACAATTCAACCAGACTGGACCTATAAAATGTGAGAGAAGTCATTCTTCAGAATGCATAAAGGGAGACCAGTTTATAAAGCTTGATAACATTAAAGCGCCCGACTTCATAGAGGTTTCTCTCAACCAGAGTATGAATCTGCAGCAATGTGCGGCCGAATGCTTGAAGAACTGCACTTGTAAAGCTTATGCTAATTCCAATGTAACAGAAGGCAGTGGTTGTTTAATGTGGTTCGGGGAGCTGCTTGATGCCAGTAGGCCAATTAGAAACTTCACCGGACAGTCTGTCTACTTACGACAACCCGCTTCAGGACCAG GGAACAAGAAGCTACTCTGGATAATTGTAATAGTTGTTCCTCCGATGGTACTTCTTCCTtctgtttatatattttgtcgACGAAGGAGAAAATGCAAAGAGAAAG AGAATATGGAAACAAGCCAGGATTTGTTAGCATTTGACATTACAACAAGACCAAACGAATTCAGTGAAGCAAATGGAGACAGAAGAGATAAGAGCAAGGATTCTTGGTTGCCATTATTCAGCTTGGCCAGCGTAGCTGCTGCCACAGAAAACTTTTCTATGGAATGCAAGCTTGGAGAAGGTGGCTTTGGCCCTGTTTACAAG GGCCGAttacttaatggagaagaAGTTGCAGTTAAAAGACTCTCAAGTCAATCAGGGCAAGGACTCGAAGAGTTCAAAAATGAGATGCTGCTTATAGCAAAACTCCAACACAGAAACCTTGTTAGAATCTTGGGTTGCTGTATAGAACAAGGCGAAAAGATTTTGATCCTTGAGTACATGCCTAACAAAAGCTTGGACGTTTTCCTTTTTG ATCCAACCAAAAAGCGTCTATTGGGTTGGCAAGCACGTATTGGAATTATTGAAGGAATTGCTCAGGGGCTATTATATCTTCATCATTATTCTAGATTTAGAATTATTCACAGAGATCTCAAGGCTAGTAATGTTCTCTTAGATAAGGACATGAACCCCAAGATCTCAGATTTTGGCTTGGCAAGAATGTTTGGTGGTGATGAATTGCAAGGAAATACTAAACGGATTGTTGGAACCTA TGGTTATATGTCACCTGAGTATGCCTTGGATGGTCTCTTCTCTATAAAATCAGATGTGTTTAGCTTTGGAATTTTAATGTTGGAGATATTGAGTGGCAAGAAAAGCACAGGCGTCTACAATGCAGATTCTTTTAACCTTCTTGGTCAT GCTTGGGATCTATGGAAAGATGATAGGGTTCATGAATTGATAGATCCAGTAATAATGCAAGATGCAACATCATTGCCAATGCTGATGAGATACATTAATGTAGCTCTTCTATGTGTTCAAGAGAATGCAGCAGATAGACCAACCATGTTGAATGTTGTCTCAATGATTAATAACGAGAATGATAGTTTACGTTCTCCCAAGGAACCTGCTTTTGCTAAAGGTATAAATGTGAGAAATTCATCTCATTTCAATAGTAGGACGTCCGAACttcattcattaaatgatgTAACTGTTTCACTGGTCTATCCTCGATAG